TTTGTTAGGTGATAGTATGGGAATTGCGGTTCCAATCGGAGAATTAGTAATCAAACTACCAGAGGGCATTTGTACAGTGGGATCAGTAAACGGTAAGTATAAAGTACCTAAATCACTCAGACCACTTGTGCCTGATTGTAAACCCCACATCTTCATACCCATGTAACGATAATCAATCATCCATTTTCCTTTTTCATGGATATGTGGATTCATGATTCCTGCAGGTGCTAAAATGTCAGCTCGGTTGTGTTCTGAATGATCTTGGTGTTCAGAATGATCATGTTGAGAATCGTTTTCCTGGGTTATTTCGTTTGAATCAAAATTAGACATATCAATGTCGTTTTCATCTTCTAGAGAAATTTTTGATTTGTTAAGATCTTCTTTACTAGTAGGAGTAAGTTTATAAACTAAATCTTTGTTTGGTGGTGTGGATTCAACAGAAATGTTTGTTTGTAATTCAGACCCATCAGAAAAAAGAAAACGAAATGGTATGGAATCTTTTAGTTTGAGGGGTGATTTGATTCCGAAGAGCATAATGTGATATCCTCTTGGAGTAAGGTGGGCACTACCATTTTTAGGAATGGGGATCTCCGAAACAGGAATCATCTTCATCCCCGATTCTTGCGATATCATGGTGAACAACTCCACGCGATCAGCAATGTTTGACTTGGTTTGGATGAGTTTTGTTTCTACACCTAGTTTATTGTTTATTGTTAAATATACTACGGATGTTCTTGAGGAAGTATATTTGATATATGCGTTCTCAATTTTTATATCTTTCGAAAATAGAGGGATTGTTAGTAAAAATAGGATGATTGTTTTATATAGTTTCATTTGATTTGTGCTCCTTTCCAAAAAATCATACTGGCTACTTAATTCACCAGTATGACAAGTGTTTGGAGAGAGGTTTTACATTTCTGTGTTAGATACAATGGATCCGATTGTGAATGAAGTTAATGTAACTCCGTTTAAAACAAAACCCAGTTGATTGCCGCCAGCATAAGTTGGAACATTCATCATTTGCATGATCGGATAGTAGGACATAGATCCTCTTTCTGTATCTGTTAGTTCGGAACATGCTTTGTTGAAACCATTTAAGAATCTTGAACCTCCAACTGTAGATTGAAAGTCTAAACAAAATGTATAACTTGTGC
This genomic window from Leptospira brenneri contains:
- a CDS encoding copper chaperone PCu(A)C; this translates as MKLYKTIILFLLTIPLFSKDIKIENAYIKYTSSRTSVVYLTINNKLGVETKLIQTKSNIADRVELFTMISQESGMKMIPVSEIPIPKNGSAHLTPRGYHIMLFGIKSPLKLKDSIPFRFLFSDGSELQTNISVESTPPNKDLVYKLTPTSKEDLNKSKISLEDENDIDMSNFDSNEITQENDSQHDHSEHQDHSEHNRADILAPAGIMNPHIHEKGKWMIDYRYMGMKMWGLQSGTSGLSDLGTLYLPFTDPTVQMPSGSLITNSPIGTAIPILSPNKYNYMSVPTEMTMEMNMVSAMTSISDKWMLMFMVPAVKNKMTMLSSNFDKAPMSSAGIGDVSFSTAYRLIKTEHQNLFTGMGISLPTGSIDERDNMPMMGKQKVPYNMQPGVGTYSLLPQVSYNGNYKKFSWGAQSQASLRIGKNDNHYRFGNRYEISGWLSFLVHETTSFSLRIAKQRWLNLQGSDATLDPKMDPQNDPYRQGGMRSDLLIGVNFLVTSGIFQGARFGFEYGKPFHQNLNGPQLATRELINMFVSFTF